From a single Mobula birostris isolate sMobBir1 chromosome 13, sMobBir1.hap1, whole genome shotgun sequence genomic region:
- the LOC140208680 gene encoding uncharacterized protein, whose product MSHQRVHTGEQPFTCSDCGKEFTCSSKLKVHQRVHTGERPFTCSDCGKGFTQSYNLLTHQRVHTGERPFTCSDCGKGFTCSSKLKVHQRVHTGERPFICSDCGKGFTWSTDLLTHQSVHSGERPFTCSVCGKGFTCSSQLKVHQRVHTGERPFTCSDCGKGFTCSSKLKVHQRVHTGERPFICSDCGKGFTCSSKLKVHQRVHARERPFTCSVCGKGFTCSSQLKVHQRVHTGEKPFTCSDCGKGFTCSSQLKVHQRVHTGERPFTCSDCGKGFTGSSQLKVHQRVHTGEKPFTCSVCGKGFTTSSELKIHQRVHTGERPFTCSDCGKGFTCSSQLKVHQRVHTGERPFTCSDCGKGFTGSSKLKLHQRLHTGERPFTCSDCGKGFTQASELKVHQRVHTGERPFTCSECGRGFTRSSQLLVHKSVHTGERPFTCSVCGKGFTQSSQLKVHQRVHTGERPFTCSECGRGFTVSSELLIHKSVHTEERLFTCSVCGKGFTCSSQLKVHQRVHTGERPFTCSDCGKGFTCSSKLKVHQRVHTGERPFICSDCGKGFTCSSKLKVHQRVHARERPFTCSVCGKGFTCSSQLKVHQRVHTGEKPFTCSDCGKGFTCSSQLKVHQRVHTGERPFTCSDCGKGFTGSSQLKVHQRVHTGEKPFTCSVCGKGFTTSSELKIHQRVHTGERPFTCSDCGKGFTCSSQLKVHQRVHTGERPFTCSDCGKGFTGSSKLKLHQRLHTGERPFTCSDCGKGFTQASELKVHQRVHTGERLFTCSECGRGFTRSSQLLVHKSVHTGERPFTCSVCGKGFTQSSQLKVHQRVHTGERPFTCSECGRGFTVSSELLIHKSVHTEERPFTCSVCGKGFTCSSQLKVHQRVHTGERPFTCSDCGKGFTRSSQLKVHQRVHTGERPFTCSDCGKGFTCSSKLKVHQRVHTGERPFTCSVCGKGFTQSSQLKVHQRVHTGERPFTCSDCGKGFPRSSSLLVHMSVHTGEKPFTCSDCGKGFTQSSSLLVHMSVHTGERPFTCSDCGKGFTQSSQLKVHQRVHTGERPFTCSDCGKGFTQSSHLKVHQRVHTGERSFTCSVCGEGFTQSSELKVHQHVHTGERPFTCSDCGKGFTCSFHLQRHQRVHTGERPFNCSECGKGFTQSSHLKVHQRVHTGERPFTCSVCGEGFTCSFHLQRHQRVHTGEWPFTCSDCGKGFTWSSQLQRHQQVHNG is encoded by the coding sequence atgtctcaccagcgagttcacaccggggagcagccgttcacctgctcggactgcgggaaggaattcacttgctcatctaaattgaaggtacatcagcgagtacacactggagagaggccattcacctgctcagactgtgggaagggattcactcaatcatacaatctgctgacacaccagcgagttcacactggggagagaccgttcacctgctcagactgcgggaagggattcacttgctcatctaaactgaaggtgcatcagcgagttcacacaggggagaggccattcatctgctcagactgtgggaagggattcacttggtcaaccGATCtgctgacacaccagtcagttcactctggggagagaccattcacctgctcagtctgtgggaagggattcacttgctcatctcaactgaaggtgcatcagcgagttcacactggggagaggccgttcacctgctcagactgtgggaagggattcacttgctcatctaaactgaaggtacatcagcgagttcacactggggagaggccattcatctgctcagattgtgggaagggattcacttgctcatctaaactgaaggtacatcagcgagttcacgctagggagaggccgttcacctgctcagtctgtgggaagggattcacatgctcatctcaactgaaagtgcatcagcgagttcacactggggagaagccgttcacctgctcagactgtgggaagggattcacatgctcatctcaactgaaggtgcatcagagagttcacactggggagaggccgttcacctgctcagactgtgggaagggattcactggatcatcccaactgaaggtacatcagcgtgttcacactggggagaagccgttcacctgctcagtctgtgggaagggattcactacaTCATCTGAACTGAaaatacatcagagagttcacactggggagaggccgttcacctgctcagactgtgggaagggattcacatgctcatctcaactgaaggtgcatcagagagttcacactggggaaaggccgttcacctgctcagactgtgggaagggattcactggatCATCTAAGCTGAAGTTGCATCaacgacttcacactggggagaggccattcacctgctcagactgtgggaagggattcactcaggcatctgaactgaaagtacatcagcgagttcacactggggagaggccgttcacctgctcagaatgtggaaggggattcactcggtcatcccaactgctggtacacaagtcagttcacactggtgagaggccgttcacctgctcagtctgtgggaagggattcactcagtcatctcaactgaaagtacatcagcgagttcacactggggagaggccgttcacctgctcagaatgtggaagGGGATTCACTGTGTCATCCGAACTGTTgatacacaagtcagttcacactgaggagaggctgttcacctgctcagtctgtgggaagggattcacttgctcatctcaactgaaggtgcatcagcgagttcacactggggagaggccgttcacctgctcagactgtgggaagggattcacttgctcatctaaactgaaggtacatcagcgagttcacactggggagaggccattcatctgctcagattgtgggaagggattcacttgctcatctaaactgaaggtacatcagcgagttcacgctagggagaggccgttcacctgctcagtctgtgggaagggattcacatgctcatctcaactgaaagtgcatcagcgagttcacactggggagaagccgttcacctgctcagactgtgggaagggattcacatgctcatctcaactgaaggtgcatcagagagttcacactggggagaggccgttcacctgctcagactgtgggaagggattcactggatcatcccaactgaaggtacatcagcgtgttcacactggggagaagccgttcacctgctcagtctgtgggaagggattcactacaTCATCTGAACTGAaaatacatcagagagttcacactggggagaggccgttcacctgctcagactgtgggaagggattcacatgctcatctcaactgaaggtgcatcagagagttcacactggggaaaggccgttcacctgctcagactgtgggaagggattcactggatCATCTAAGCTGAAGTTGCATCaacgacttcacactggggagaggccattcacctgctcagactgtgggaagggattcactcaggcatctgaactgaaagtacatcagcgagttcacactggggagaggctgttcacctgctcagaatgtggaaggggattcactcggtcatcccaactgctggtacacaagtcagttcacactggtgagaggccgttcacctgctcagtctgtgggaagggattcactcagtcatctcaactgaaagtacatcagcgagttcacactggggagaggccgttcacctgctcagaatgtggaagGGGATTCACTGTGTCATCCGAACTGTTgatacacaagtcagttcacactgaggagaggccgttcacctgctcagtctgtgggaaaggattcacttgctcatctcaactgaaggtgcatcagcgagttcacactggggagaggccgttcacctgctcagactgtgggaagggattcactcggtcatcccaactgaaagtacatcagcgagttcacactggagagaggccattcacctgttcagattgtgggaagggattcacttgctcatctaaactgaaggtacatcagcgagttcacactggggagaggccgttcacttgctcagtctgtgggaagggattcactcagtcatctcaactgaaggtacatcagagagttcacactggggagaggccgttcacctgctcagactgcgggaagggattccctCGGTCATCCAGCCTACTGGTACAcatgtcagttcacactggggagaagccgttcacctgttcagactgtgggaagggattcactcagtcatccagcctaCTGGTACAcatgtcagttcacactggggagaggccgttcacctgttcagactgtgggaagggattcactcagtcatctcaactgaaagtacatcagcgagttcacactggggagaggccattcacctgttcagactgtgggaagggattcacacagtcatctcatctgaaggtacatcagagagtacacactggggagaggtcgttcacctgctctgtgtgtggggagggattcactcagtcatctgaactgaaggtacatcagcatgttcacactggggagagaccattcacctgctcagactgtgggaagggattcacttgctcattccacctacagagacatcagcgtgttcacactggggagaggccattcaactgctcagagtgtgggaaaggattcacacagtcatctcatctgaaggtacatcagcgtgttcacactggggagaggccgttcacctgctctgtgtgtggggagggattcacttgctcattccacctacagagacatcagcgagttcacactggggagtggccattcacctgctcagactgtgggaagggattcacttggtcatctcaactgcagagacaccagcaagttcacaatgggtag